The segment ATTTTCCACGCCAATACCTTCTTAATCCTGATGAATACCCTTTTTACACTGGGTTATTCCGATAATCGTCCTGACTAAAATGAAAAAAATTGAAAACAGACAGCTGCTGATCATGCTGATTGCGCTGGTTGCCGTCGGTCAGATGGCACAAACAATTTATGTCCCCGCGATGGTCAACATTGCGGAGGCGTTTAATGTGCGTGACGGCGCGGTGCAGCGCGTCATGGCGGGCTATCTGATGACCTATGGCGGATCGCAGCTACTGTACGGGCCGCTTTCTGACAAAATTGGTCGCCGTCCGGTGATTCTGGCAGGTCTGTGCATCTTTATTATGGGCACGCTGGTGGCGCTGACGGCAGCAAACCTGACAATGCTGATAGCAGGCAGCGCCATTCAGGGAATGGGGACCGGCGTGGCGGGCGTGATGGCCAGAACGATGCCGCGCGATCTCTACGCCGGCAGTGCGCTACGTTATGCTAACAGCCTGCTGAATATGGGCATTCTGGTCAGTCCGCTGGTCGCGCCCGTGATTGGAGCAGTACTGACTCACTGGCTGGGCTGGCATGCCTGTTTTGCGTTTCTGCTGCTGCTTTGTATCGCTGTGGGCTTCGCGATGCTGCGCTGGCTACCGGAAACGCGCCCGCTGCCGGTTGAAACGCGCAGGCTCTTTTCACGCTATCGTCCCTTGCTGGCTGACGGCACCTTTATCCGCTATCTGATCATGCTTATGGGCGCGCTGGGTGGGATAGCCGTGTTCGAGGCCAGCTGTGGCGTACTGATGGGCGGGGTGCTAGGGCTGAATACGCTGATGGTCAGCCTGCTGTTCATTGTGCCTTTGCCCGCGGCATTTTTTGGCGCATGGTTTGCAGGCCGTGACAACCGCCCCTTTACCCAGCTGATGTGGTGGGCGGTTAACAGCTGTCTGCTTGCCGGTGCGATGATGTGGATCCCCGCCTGGTTCGGCATTATGACTATCTGGACGCTGGTGGTGCCCGCCGCGCTGTTTTTCTTTGGTGCGGGTATGCTCTTTCCGCTGGCGACAACCGGAGCCATGGAGCCCTGGCCCTATATGGCCGGGACGGCAGGTGCGCTACTGGGAGGATTACAGAATCTGGGGTCGGGACTGACCGCGTGGCTGTCAGCCCTGCTGCCGCAGAACGGCCAGTTTAGCCTGGGCATGCTGATGTTCGCCATGGCGCTGCTGATCCTGCTGTGCTGGCTCCCGCTCTCCAGGAGGCCAGAAGGTCAGGCCGTAGCGCAATGATGGTTCAGGGGCGGGCAGATGTCCGCCCCTGGCAAGCGGCGAGGGGGCTAAAGGATGTACGGATGCAGGCTCTCATCTTTTCGATCCAGATAGTGAATCGACTGGATGCGCCGGATGGTACGGGATTTGCCGCGCACCAGCAGCGTTTCGCTGGTTGCCATATTCCCCTGACGGGTAATGCCTTTCAGCAGGTCACCGCTGGTGATACCGGTTGCGGAGAAGATCACGTTATCATTACGCGCCATCTCAGCCAGCTGTAGCACCCTGCCAGCCTCAATGCCCATATCGCGACAGCGCGCCAGTTCCTGCTCACCTATCCGACGGTTTTCCGGCGTGTCACCCTTGACGGTGTGGCGGGCCAGTAGCCGCGCCTGCA is part of the Erwinia sp. HDF1-3R genome and harbors:
- the emrD gene encoding multidrug efflux MFS transporter EmrD, whose product is MKKIENRQLLIMLIALVAVGQMAQTIYVPAMVNIAEAFNVRDGAVQRVMAGYLMTYGGSQLLYGPLSDKIGRRPVILAGLCIFIMGTLVALTAANLTMLIAGSAIQGMGTGVAGVMARTMPRDLYAGSALRYANSLLNMGILVSPLVAPVIGAVLTHWLGWHACFAFLLLLCIAVGFAMLRWLPETRPLPVETRRLFSRYRPLLADGTFIRYLIMLMGALGGIAVFEASCGVLMGGVLGLNTLMVSLLFIVPLPAAFFGAWFAGRDNRPFTQLMWWAVNSCLLAGAMMWIPAWFGIMTIWTLVVPAALFFFGAGMLFPLATTGAMEPWPYMAGTAGALLGGLQNLGSGLTAWLSALLPQNGQFSLGMLMFAMALLILLCWLPLSRRPEGQAVAQ